A window of Pseudomonas monteilii contains these coding sequences:
- a CDS encoding nitric oxide dioxygenase: protein MLDDQQRAIIKATVPLLETGGEALTTHFYAMMLDEYPEVRPLFNPAHQASGAQPRALANAVLMYARHIDRLEQLGGLVGQIINKHVALQILPEHYPIVGTCLLRAIREVLGEDIATPAVIDAWAAAYQQLADLLIGAEEDLYRQKAQATGGWRGARSFRLVRRERESQEIVSFYFEPVDGQPVLKAEPGQYIGVQLFIDGVEQRRNYSLSSRCDGRQYRISVKRQPGGTASNYLHDHLQVGDTVPMFPPAGDFTLADGQGPLVLISGGVGITPTLAMLEAALEQGRPVTFIHCARNAAVHAFGDWVDALAARHPQLKRFYCYAESDGTPGADAIGLLDQALLERWLPREAQVYYLGPQPFMAAVRRHLQALGVPESQMHHEHFGPAAALA from the coding sequence ATGCTCGATGACCAACAACGCGCGATCATCAAGGCCACCGTCCCGCTGCTGGAAACCGGCGGCGAAGCGTTGACCACGCATTTCTACGCCATGATGCTCGACGAGTACCCAGAGGTGCGCCCGCTGTTCAATCCCGCGCACCAGGCCAGTGGCGCGCAGCCCCGCGCATTGGCCAACGCCGTGCTGATGTATGCGCGACACATCGACCGACTCGAACAGCTCGGCGGTCTGGTCGGGCAGATCATCAACAAGCATGTGGCCTTGCAGATCCTGCCCGAGCATTACCCGATCGTCGGCACCTGCCTGCTGCGTGCCATCCGTGAAGTGTTGGGTGAGGACATCGCCACACCGGCCGTCATCGATGCCTGGGCGGCGGCCTACCAGCAACTGGCCGACCTGCTCATCGGGGCCGAGGAAGACCTCTACCGGCAGAAGGCGCAGGCCACCGGGGGCTGGCGTGGCGCTAGGTCCTTCCGGCTGGTGCGGCGCGAGCGGGAAAGCCAGGAGATCGTCTCGTTCTACTTCGAGCCGGTGGACGGCCAGCCCGTGCTCAAGGCCGAACCCGGCCAGTACATCGGCGTGCAGCTGTTCATCGACGGCGTCGAGCAGCGGCGCAACTATTCGCTGTCCTCGCGCTGCGATGGTCGACAGTACCGGATCAGCGTCAAGCGCCAGCCCGGCGGCACGGCGTCCAACTACCTGCACGATCACCTGCAGGTGGGCGATACGGTGCCGATGTTCCCGCCAGCGGGTGACTTCACCCTGGCAGACGGGCAGGGCCCACTGGTACTGATCAGCGGCGGCGTCGGCATCACCCCGACCCTGGCCATGCTCGAGGCCGCGCTCGAACAAGGACGTCCGGTGACGTTCATCCACTGCGCACGCAATGCGGCGGTGCACGCCTTCGGCGACTGGGTCGATGCGCTGGCGGCACGCCATCCGCAGCTCAAGCGGTTCTACTGCTACGCCGAAAGCGACGGTACGCCAGGCGCCGATGCCATCGGTCTGCTGGACCAGGCGCTGCTCGAACGCTGGCTGCCCAGGGAGGCGCAGGTGTACTACCTCGGGCCGCAACCGTTCATGGCTGCCGTGCGCCGTCATCTCCAGGCACTGGGCGTGCCTGAATCGCAGATGCACCATGAGCACTTCGGGCCGGCTGCTGCGTTGGCTTGA
- a CDS encoding addiction module toxin RelE translates to MAKQAKTHTSKRAALPRSVAYTREFKKSWQRYERAGVRNMNEAVEVMALLFKGQPLPPEYLDHELQGNWGGARECHIGGDFLLVYEDDGRMLTFVDLGSHSELFG, encoded by the coding sequence ATGGCGAAGCAGGCGAAGACGCACACGTCGAAGCGGGCCGCACTGCCAAGAAGCGTCGCGTACACCCGTGAGTTCAAGAAGTCTTGGCAACGCTACGAGCGCGCCGGGGTGAGGAATATGAACGAAGCTGTCGAGGTCATGGCGTTACTCTTCAAGGGGCAGCCACTGCCTCCAGAGTATTTGGATCACGAACTGCAAGGAAACTGGGGTGGGGCCCGAGAGTGTCACATCGGTGGAGATTTTCTGCTGGTGTACGAGGACGATGGTCGCATGCTGACCTTTGTCGATCTAGGTTCTCACAGCGAACTCTTTGGCTAA
- a CDS encoding chemotaxis protein CheW has product MPTRNARADALSLLLFTLRSGKLMAINLLKVSEIIPCPVLTVLPQSHPHVRGVATLRGQALSVIDLSRAIGERPLADPQGGCLIVTDISRSRQGLHVQSVSRIIHCRSHDIKSPPHGSGRSAFITGVTEVDGQLVQVLDIEKVLQGIVPPSQDPPVGALDHDQSMLLAAANILVVDDSLVALQQSVFTLRNLGIECRTARSAREAIDVLLELQGTDKEINIVVSDIEMSEMDGYAFTRTLRETPDFQHLYVLLHTSLDSAMAGEKARLCGANAILTKFSSPELTDCLMTAAEAVVFAER; this is encoded by the coding sequence ATGCCCACCCGAAACGCCCGTGCGGACGCTCTGTCGCTGCTGCTGTTCACCCTGCGCAGTGGCAAGCTGATGGCGATCAACCTGCTCAAAGTCAGCGAAATCATCCCTTGCCCCGTCCTGACCGTGCTGCCGCAATCGCATCCGCACGTGCGAGGCGTGGCGACCCTGCGTGGCCAGGCGCTGTCGGTCATCGACCTGTCCCGTGCCATCGGCGAGCGCCCCTTGGCCGATCCGCAAGGGGGCTGCCTGATCGTCACCGACATCAGCCGATCGCGCCAAGGCCTGCACGTGCAGTCGGTCAGCCGAATCATTCATTGCCGCAGCCACGACATCAAGTCGCCGCCCCATGGGTCAGGCCGCAGCGCCTTCATCACCGGCGTCACCGAGGTCGACGGGCAACTGGTGCAGGTCCTGGACATCGAGAAGGTCTTGCAGGGCATCGTTCCGCCCAGTCAGGACCCTCCTGTGGGCGCCCTGGACCATGATCAATCGATGCTGCTGGCCGCAGCCAACATCCTGGTGGTCGACGACAGCCTGGTGGCGCTGCAGCAATCGGTGTTCACCTTGCGCAACCTGGGCATCGAATGCCGTACGGCGCGCAGCGCCCGCGAAGCCATCGACGTGCTGCTGGAACTGCAAGGCACCGACAAGGAGATCAACATCGTGGTCTCAGACATCGAGATGTCGGAAATGGATGGTTACGCCTTCACGCGGACCTTGCGCGAGACGCCGGACTTCCAGCACCTCTACGTGTTGCTGCATACGTCGCTGGACAGCGCCATGGCCGGCGAAAAGGCCAGGCTTTGCGGCGCCAACGCCATCCTGACCAAGTTCTCGTCCCCGGAGCTGACCGATTGCCTGATGACGGCTGCCGAGGCCGTGGTCTTCGCCGAGCGCTGA
- a CDS encoding disulfide bond formation protein B (disulfide oxidoreductase; integral membrane protein; required for perioplasmic disulfide bond formation; oxidizes DsbA protein), whose translation MNDYTSRLNRERRFLALLGLICLALIGGALYMQIVLGEAPCPLCILQRYALLLIALFAFIGAAMPTARGVTLFEGFVVLSAIGGVIAAGRHVYILANPDVSCGIDVLQPIVDELPLAKVWPLVFQVDGFCTTPYPPVLGLSLAQWALLAFVLTAVLVPAGIVRNRRRP comes from the coding sequence ATGAACGACTACACCTCGCGCCTGAACCGTGAACGGCGCTTTCTGGCACTGCTGGGGCTCATTTGCCTGGCGTTGATCGGCGGGGCGCTGTACATGCAGATCGTGCTGGGCGAAGCGCCTTGCCCACTGTGCATCCTGCAGCGGTATGCACTGCTGCTGATCGCCCTGTTCGCGTTCATCGGGGCCGCCATGCCCACCGCCCGAGGTGTCACACTGTTCGAAGGCTTTGTGGTGCTCAGCGCGATCGGCGGGGTGATTGCAGCCGGCCGCCATGTGTATATACTCGCCAACCCGGATGTCAGCTGCGGCATCGATGTCCTGCAGCCCATCGTCGATGAGCTGCCCCTGGCCAAGGTCTGGCCGCTGGTGTTCCAGGTCGATGGATTCTGCACCACGCCCTACCCCCCCGTGCTGGGGTTGTCGCTGGCCCAGTGGGCGTTGCTGGCCTTCGTCCTGACCGCTGTGCTGGTGCCTGCAGGCATCGTTCGTAACCGCCGCCGTCCCTAG
- a CDS encoding nitric oxide reductase transcription regulator (Required for the expression of anaerobic nitric oxide (NO) reductase; acts as a transcriptional activator for the norVW operon) encodes MTSKPLLTALLPLVSDLSCDLPDQERYRRLLHAMRALLPCDAAALLKLEGEWLVPLAVDGLSPDTLGRRFRISEHPRFAILLEHHHPTRFASDSELSDPYDGLINAPDVDLEVHDCMGCPLRVNDRPWGLLTLDSLTPGQFGAVELDALQAFASLAAATVTVAQRIEHLALRAEDAQQRAEVYRQAGGQRQEMIGQSPAHQHLLDEIRLVGASPMTVLITGETGVGKELVAQALHQASDRAHKPLISLNCAALPETLVESELFGHVRGAFTGAHGERRGKFELAHGGTLFLDEVGELSLTVQAKLLRVMQSGHLQRLGSDREHHVDVRLIAATNRDLAEAVREGRYRADFYHRLSVYPLQVPPLRERGRDVLLLAGYFLEQNRSRMGLNGLRLSQPAQTALLHYAWPGNVRELEHLIGRSALKALGRQERRPRILTLEVADLDLGPATPSSVVPAEPPSPAVPEGGLRQALDDYQRQVIAACLARQAGNWAAVARELQLDRANLNRLAKRLGVR; translated from the coding sequence ATGACCTCGAAACCTTTGCTGACGGCGCTCTTGCCCTTGGTCAGCGACCTGTCTTGCGACCTGCCCGACCAGGAGCGCTACCGGCGCCTGCTGCACGCCATGCGCGCGTTGCTGCCATGCGATGCGGCGGCGTTGCTGAAGCTGGAGGGCGAGTGGCTGGTGCCGCTGGCGGTCGACGGCTTGTCGCCCGACACCCTGGGCAGGCGATTTCGGATCAGCGAACACCCTCGGTTCGCGATCCTGCTCGAGCATCACCACCCCACACGGTTCGCCAGCGACAGCGAGTTGTCCGACCCTTATGACGGTTTGATCAACGCCCCCGACGTCGACCTCGAAGTGCATGACTGCATGGGCTGTCCGTTGAGGGTCAACGACCGGCCGTGGGGGTTGCTGACGCTCGACTCGCTGACACCGGGTCAGTTCGGCGCCGTCGAACTGGACGCCCTGCAGGCGTTCGCCAGCCTGGCCGCCGCGACCGTCACGGTCGCCCAGCGCATCGAACACCTGGCCCTGCGCGCCGAGGATGCCCAACAGCGGGCCGAGGTCTATCGTCAGGCCGGTGGTCAGCGTCAGGAGATGATCGGCCAGAGCCCGGCGCACCAGCACCTGCTTGATGAAATCCGCCTGGTGGGTGCGAGCCCGATGACGGTGCTGATCACGGGCGAGACCGGAGTGGGCAAGGAGCTGGTGGCGCAGGCGCTGCACCAGGCCAGCGACCGGGCGCACAAACCGCTGATCAGTCTCAACTGCGCGGCGTTGCCGGAGACATTGGTTGAAAGCGAGCTGTTCGGCCATGTGCGGGGCGCGTTCACGGGCGCACACGGGGAGCGGCGCGGCAAGTTCGAGCTGGCCCATGGCGGCACCTTGTTCCTGGACGAGGTCGGCGAGCTGTCGCTTACCGTACAGGCCAAGCTGCTGCGCGTCATGCAGAGCGGCCACCTGCAGCGCCTGGGCTCGGACCGCGAGCATCATGTGGACGTGAGGCTCATCGCGGCGACCAACCGGGACTTGGCCGAGGCCGTGCGCGAGGGACGCTACCGCGCCGACTTCTACCATCGCCTGAGCGTGTACCCCTTGCAGGTCCCGCCGCTGCGCGAGCGTGGGCGCGACGTGCTGCTGCTGGCCGGCTACTTTCTTGAGCAGAATCGCTCGCGCATGGGGCTCAATGGCCTGCGGCTGAGCCAACCGGCGCAGACGGCCCTGCTTCACTACGCCTGGCCTGGCAATGTGCGCGAGCTCGAGCACCTGATCGGACGCTCGGCGCTCAAGGCGCTGGGCCGCCAGGAACGGCGTCCGCGCATCCTGACGCTGGAGGTCGCCGATCTTGACCTGGGCCCTGCGACGCCTTCGTCCGTAGTACCTGCCGAACCACCCTCCCCTGCCGTACCCGAAGGCGGATTGCGCCAGGCGCTGGACGATTACCAACGGCAGGTGATCGCAGCCTGCCTGGCACGTCAGGCGGGCAACTGGGCCGCCGTGGCGCGCGAGCTGCAACTGGACCGGGCCAACCTGAACCGGCTGGCCAAGCGGCTGGGTGTGCGCTGA